A window from Gammaproteobacteria bacterium encodes these proteins:
- the rpmB gene encoding 50S ribosomal protein L28: MSRVCQVSGKRPQSGNNVSHAKNRTRRRFLPNLQSKRFWLESEGRYVKLRVSASAIRDIDKLGIEKVVADLRAKGQKV; this comes from the coding sequence ATGTCTCGAGTCTGCCAAGTTTCGGGCAAACGCCCACAAAGCGGCAACAACGTATCGCACGCAAAAAACCGTACGCGTCGTCGTTTTTTACCAAATTTACAATCCAAACGTTTTTGGCTGGAAAGCGAAGGTCGTTATGTGAAACTGCGTGTTTCTGCATCAGCGATCCGTGACATCGACAAGCTCGGGATCGAGAAAGTCGTTGCTGATCTGCGAGCCAAAGGCCAGAAGGTCTAA
- a CDS encoding peptidoglycan DD-metalloendopeptidase family protein → MQKFVSLLIVLLLIGACAHSPSATQQQSQTHYKVKSGESMASIAADLNIPFELLRRSNPWLDPSRIKPDMKLLVPDQRAVQRYQAELDKERHHQMPIQGHIWPLQHVSVSSPYGPRKGRMHKGIDLRAPIGTPILATNHGKVVFSGVKGGYGNLVVVDHGYGVHTAYAHNSSNLVKKGQRVTRGQTIAKVGQTGKATGPHVHYEIRRNGKAVNPTRHMHAAL, encoded by the coding sequence ATGCAGAAATTTGTTAGTTTATTGATAGTATTGTTATTGATTGGTGCATGTGCACACAGTCCCTCAGCAACACAACAGCAGTCACAAACCCATTACAAAGTAAAGTCGGGCGAAAGCATGGCATCGATTGCTGCAGATTTAAATATACCTTTCGAACTCTTGCGTCGTTCTAATCCGTGGCTAGATCCATCCCGCATTAAACCCGATATGAAATTGCTGGTGCCAGATCAACGGGCCGTACAGCGATATCAGGCAGAGCTGGACAAAGAGCGGCATCATCAAATGCCCATTCAGGGCCATATTTGGCCATTGCAGCATGTGTCTGTCTCATCACCTTATGGCCCACGCAAGGGACGCATGCACAAAGGCATTGATCTGCGTGCTCCCATAGGTACACCAATCCTGGCCACCAATCACGGTAAGGTAGTATTCTCGGGGGTAAAAGGCGGTTACGGAAATTTGGTCGTGGTCGATCACGGTTACGGAGTACACACGGCCTATGCGCACAATTCCAGTAATCTAGTCAAAAAAGGACAACGTGTAACACGCGGACAAACCATCGCCAAAGTCGGACAAACCGGCAAAGCCACCGGGCCACATGTGCATTATGAAATACGCCGTAATGGAAAAGCAGTTAATCCAACCCGGCATATGCACGCGGCGTTGTAA
- a CDS encoding ABC transporter ATP-binding protein, with product MSNSLSNPAYKIENVSRYFGEHVVVKDLNLEISTGEIIGLLGLNGAGKSTCLQMLAGTLAPSLGEVRLFGQDLYSGPASLRERIGYLPEQPPLYAHQKVDEYLNFIVKLYAVDKQQRAHRIAHCKQQCGLQDVGKRRIGNLSKGFQQRLGIAQAIVHQPEIIILDEPTVGLDPQQLMHMRKVVRELGEQTTVIFSSHILSEVHAVADRIVILHQGHVVHDGPNEDKSDLEELFSRIIFADSTAQDQSGEAA from the coding sequence ATGTCAAATTCCCTTTCAAACCCGGCGTATAAGATAGAGAATGTCAGTCGTTACTTCGGCGAACACGTCGTTGTGAAAGATCTGAATCTGGAAATTTCCACAGGCGAGATCATCGGCCTACTCGGCTTGAATGGCGCGGGCAAATCAACCTGCTTGCAAATGCTCGCGGGCACTCTTGCGCCCTCATTGGGGGAAGTCAGATTGTTTGGCCAGGATCTTTATTCCGGGCCGGCAAGTTTACGTGAACGCATCGGTTACTTACCCGAACAACCACCACTTTACGCGCATCAAAAAGTTGATGAATACCTGAATTTCATCGTAAAACTGTACGCGGTGGATAAACAACAACGCGCCCACAGAATTGCACATTGCAAACAGCAATGCGGTCTACAAGATGTGGGTAAGCGACGCATCGGTAATTTATCCAAGGGCTTTCAGCAACGGCTTGGAATAGCTCAAGCAATTGTGCATCAGCCTGAAATTATCATTCTCGATGAACCAACGGTAGGCCTGGATCCGCAACAGTTAATGCATATGCGAAAAGTGGTGCGCGAGCTGGGCGAGCAGACAACGGTCATCTTTTCCAGTCATATCCTGAGTGAAGTACACGCTGTGGCCGACCGCATTGTGATCTTGCATCAGGGCCATGTGGTGCATGACGGCCCCAACGAAGACAAATCGGATTTGGAAGAATTGTTTTCGCGCATTATTTTTGCCGACAGTACGGCACAAGATCAAAGTGGTGAAGCCGCGTGA
- a CDS encoding glycoside hydrolase family 43 protein, with translation MRFCRRNIFSLLYVCSIFLSLSACSATPDKLLSSNTHFTNPIITGGYPDPSICQLDDYFYIVNSSFEYYPGLPIHRSKDLVNWELVAYGLQRESQVTGAVNLVDVQSNGGIHAPTIRCRKENGKNRFYIITTNVYTPTGKNAKTEFVNFVLTADDIQGPWSDPLVLEGAPGIDPDIFFDDDGRVWYAGTHSPENPTFPGEGEIWLQEIDTASWELTGERHFLWRGACGGTWAEGPHLYKHDGRYYLLIAEGGTGFNHAVMIAVSDDITGPYVPNERNPIMTSRHLSYDYWVNSTGHADMIQLGDGRWYMVALGKRNDEQRMSNMGRETHLLPVEWEREPFWWKEPKYDWPVVSKESGRLEKAYPLPFGSRQQPNINFRDEFDSSKLGLEWNFRRFPERRTYSLSESPGYLRLFSQSGSITERGRASLLGVRQKQSDFVYTVAMLFNPSTNNSEAGISLFQKDDNYINFTTKQQNNKIYLQLFVAQPEDPASSMKSDTSSDPVSRKVIQSAELPKYRGEIVFKVESKESRNTYRYSLDGGKTYQDFAQSSADIILSKGYTGAYLGLYSSSNGSSSEDFADFDWVEYTLFPRN, from the coding sequence ATGCGATTTTGTAGACGAAATATTTTCTCGCTACTTTACGTTTGTTCGATATTCCTATCACTGTCGGCTTGTTCTGCTACCCCCGACAAACTATTGAGCTCAAATACTCATTTTACTAACCCCATAATCACAGGCGGCTATCCCGATCCTTCTATTTGTCAGCTGGATGATTATTTCTATATTGTTAATTCCAGTTTTGAATATTATCCCGGCTTGCCCATTCATCGCAGCAAAGACCTGGTTAATTGGGAATTGGTTGCTTATGGTTTACAGCGTGAATCGCAAGTGACCGGTGCAGTGAATCTGGTTGATGTGCAATCCAATGGCGGAATTCATGCGCCGACTATTCGCTGCAGAAAAGAAAATGGCAAAAACAGGTTTTACATTATTACTACCAATGTATATACGCCAACGGGTAAAAATGCCAAAACCGAATTCGTTAATTTTGTCCTCACTGCTGACGATATCCAGGGCCCATGGTCGGATCCATTGGTGCTCGAAGGAGCGCCGGGAATTGATCCGGATATCTTTTTTGATGACGACGGGCGTGTTTGGTATGCCGGAACGCATAGCCCGGAAAACCCTACCTTTCCGGGCGAAGGCGAGATCTGGTTGCAGGAGATTGATACGGCAAGTTGGGAGTTAACCGGTGAACGGCATTTCTTATGGCGTGGCGCATGTGGCGGCACATGGGCAGAAGGTCCGCATCTTTACAAACACGATGGACGATACTATTTGCTCATTGCCGAGGGCGGTACCGGATTCAATCATGCGGTTATGATTGCGGTCAGTGACGACATCACAGGACCCTATGTTCCCAACGAGCGTAATCCGATCATGACCTCGCGACATTTATCTTACGATTATTGGGTCAACAGTACCGGACATGCCGATATGATCCAGCTTGGGGATGGACGCTGGTATATGGTCGCTTTGGGTAAACGCAATGATGAACAGCGGATGTCGAACATGGGACGTGAGACTCATTTGTTGCCGGTCGAGTGGGAGCGCGAACCTTTTTGGTGGAAAGAGCCCAAGTACGATTGGCCTGTGGTGTCCAAAGAATCCGGACGATTGGAAAAGGCTTATCCGCTGCCATTCGGGTCCAGGCAACAACCGAATATCAATTTCCGTGATGAATTCGATTCATCGAAACTTGGCCTTGAGTGGAATTTTCGACGATTCCCGGAGCGAAGAACATATTCCTTGTCCGAGAGTCCCGGGTATTTGCGTTTGTTTTCTCAGTCAGGCTCGATCACAGAAAGAGGTCGAGCAAGTTTGTTGGGAGTACGGCAAAAACAAAGTGATTTTGTATATACCGTGGCCATGCTTTTCAATCCGTCGACAAACAACTCCGAAGCCGGCATTAGTCTGTTTCAAAAAGATGACAATTACATCAATTTCACCACTAAGCAACAGAACAATAAGATTTATTTACAGTTATTTGTCGCGCAGCCAGAAGATCCGGCCAGTAGCATGAAGTCCGATACATCATCTGATCCAGTGTCCAGAAAGGTCATTCAAAGTGCTGAACTTCCGAAATATCGTGGTGAAATAGTATTTAAAGTAGAGTCAAAAGAGTCGCGTAATACCTATCGCTATTCTCTGGATGGGGGTAAAACTTATCAAGATTTTGCCCAGTCATCTGCAGATATAATTTTAAGTAAAGGATACACAGGAGCCTATTTAGGACTCTATTCCAGCAGCAATGGATCCAGTTCGGAAGACTTCGCCGACTTTGACTGGGTCGAATACACTTTATTCCCGAGGAATTAA
- a CDS encoding ABC transporter permease subunit — translation MNKTLLIAAQEWKYLIKAPLAWTVLGVVTAVMAWVFLSQIEAFQQIAHELMNLHKSPGVTGFVVTPTYSTASIILMMIIPVLAMNSFQRERHDGRTILLAAAPLQSSHIVLGKFLGLCLFLALVVFVISLMPLSLRLGAPIDLVTLLLNALGLWLLLISFAAITLYLACISKEPVITLSLSIGVLLLLWLVDWSSHTGLDDNAFARYLSIMKHYQNLLKARLNSMDLVYFASLIGLFLFLSIRHLERERERV, via the coding sequence GTGAATAAAACCTTGTTAATTGCTGCTCAAGAGTGGAAATACCTGATCAAAGCACCGCTGGCCTGGACGGTGTTGGGCGTGGTGACGGCGGTCATGGCCTGGGTATTCTTATCCCAGATCGAAGCCTTTCAACAAATTGCACATGAGTTAATGAATCTGCACAAATCGCCTGGTGTGACCGGATTTGTTGTCACCCCGACCTACTCCACGGCGTCGATCATATTGATGATGATCATCCCAGTCCTGGCCATGAACAGTTTTCAACGCGAACGCCACGACGGGCGCACCATCTTATTAGCGGCAGCGCCTTTGCAAAGCTCACATATTGTTTTGGGTAAATTTTTAGGTCTATGTCTGTTCTTGGCTTTGGTGGTCTTTGTAATCTCGCTGATGCCCTTGAGTTTACGCCTCGGCGCACCGATCGATCTTGTGACCTTGTTGTTGAACGCCCTGGGCCTGTGGTTATTACTGATCAGTTTTGCGGCCATCACTTTGTACCTGGCCTGCATTAGTAAAGAACCGGTGATCACCCTAAGCCTGAGCATTGGCGTATTACTGTTACTGTGGTTAGTCGACTGGAGTTCGCATACGGGTCTGGATGACAATGCCTTTGCGCGCTATCTATCCATCATGAAGCATTACCAGAACTTGCTAAAGGCACGACTCAATAGTATGGACCTGGTGTATTTTGCCAGCTTGATCGGTTTGTTCCTGTTCTTGAGTATTCGCCACCTCGAGCGTGAACGGGAACGCGTCTAA
- the rpmG gene encoding 50S ribosomal protein L33, with the protein MSKSARDKIRLVSSAGTGHFYTTMKSKKLHPEKMETKKYDPVVRKHVIYKEAKIK; encoded by the coding sequence ATGAGCAAGAGTGCAAGAGACAAGATCAGACTGGTTTCATCGGCAGGTACAGGACATTTCTATACCACGATGAAAAGCAAAAAATTACACCCGGAAAAGATGGAAACCAAAAAATATGATCCGGTAGTTCGCAAACACGTGATTTACAAAGAAGCTAAAATCAAGTAA
- the radC gene encoding DNA repair protein RadC translates to MSIKHWPAAERPREKLLQLGAGNLSDAELLAIFLRTGTRGRTAVDLARELLLHFGDLRKLLTANSKEFCEAYGLGIAKFVQLQAMLELTKRHYQVQLQRSDPLTDPQLTRHYLLHCLRDEPIEKFAALLLDNRHRVIEYITLASGTLNQASVHPREVVRTALEKHAAAIIFAHNHPSGIAEPSAADKRLTNRLKDALALVDIRVLDHFVIGDGEVTSFAERGLL, encoded by the coding sequence ATGAGTATCAAACACTGGCCTGCGGCCGAACGGCCTCGCGAAAAACTGTTACAGCTTGGCGCTGGTAATTTAAGCGACGCTGAACTCCTGGCCATCTTTTTAAGAACCGGTACCCGCGGGCGAACCGCTGTTGACTTGGCGCGAGAACTTTTATTACATTTTGGCGACTTGCGTAAGCTCTTGACCGCCAATTCCAAAGAGTTTTGTGAAGCCTACGGATTGGGCATTGCCAAGTTCGTGCAGTTACAAGCCATGCTGGAACTCACCAAGCGTCATTATCAGGTTCAGTTACAACGCAGTGACCCGCTCACGGATCCGCAACTGACGCGACATTATTTATTGCATTGTTTGCGTGACGAACCCATCGAAAAGTTTGCCGCCTTGCTGCTGGATAATCGTCATCGGGTGATTGAATACATCACGCTGGCGTCTGGCACACTCAATCAGGCTTCAGTGCATCCCAGAGAAGTGGTACGCACAGCTCTGGAGAAACACGCCGCTGCGATCATCTTTGCCCACAACCACCCATCCGGGATTGCCGAGCCCAGTGCTGCGGATAAGCGTCTGACCAATCGTCTCAAGGATGCCCTCGCGCTGGTGGACATAAGAGTTTTGGATCATTTCGTGATCGGCGATGGCGAGGTTACCTCGTTTGCCGAACGGGGACTGCTTTAG
- a CDS encoding serine hydrolase, translated as MLQRTRTLRQLTVCTLVLFLFACQSARVDQSQATHKLNDPLAVNSVLDNYIETGAFPFLYARVEDKYGDVVYEHGAVNRELIPYAEVNGDTWIRIWSMSKIVTISVALDLVEDGVLKLEDPVSKYIPEFETLKVAISANGTALPEVEDKQTACPLQLVETQNQMAILDLINHTAGFYYAVTGIPCLDEPLNAANLPMANNSDDFIQRMAKLPLILQPGSKDYYGTNTTVLGIVAERATGKSLKQLVEERVTGPLKINGLQYGLPDGVELLPKVSGADDSLRFANEGELDIFSSALPDYDPTHELYLGGEGMLGTAGGYADFIRMLMNRGTLNGYRLLEQQTVADMVSPHTQLDNEWGYNGYNIWVTSGKLSIEEKGIPGLWLGGGYEGTHYWVDPEQEIVGVIMSQIFAPPESDSNRDEHIRSAIYKQLKRNSKSEN; from the coding sequence ATGTTGCAGAGAACAAGAACTCTAAGACAATTGACAGTATGTACTTTAGTGTTGTTTCTATTTGCCTGTCAGTCTGCCCGAGTCGATCAAAGCCAAGCAACTCATAAGTTAAATGATCCTTTGGCTGTTAACAGTGTTCTGGATAACTATATTGAGACAGGTGCATTTCCATTCTTGTACGCTCGCGTTGAAGACAAGTACGGCGATGTAGTTTATGAGCATGGAGCCGTGAATCGTGAGCTGATCCCTTACGCTGAAGTTAATGGAGACACCTGGATTCGTATTTGGTCTATGAGCAAGATCGTGACAATTTCAGTCGCCCTTGACCTGGTGGAAGATGGTGTTCTGAAGCTGGAAGATCCGGTGAGCAAATATATCCCAGAGTTTGAGACCCTCAAAGTTGCAATCTCTGCAAATGGTACGGCTTTACCGGAAGTTGAAGACAAACAAACTGCTTGTCCCTTGCAATTGGTCGAAACTCAAAATCAAATGGCGATACTTGATCTGATCAACCATACGGCCGGTTTTTATTATGCAGTCACAGGAATTCCATGCTTAGACGAGCCACTTAATGCCGCGAATTTGCCAATGGCGAATAACAGTGACGATTTTATTCAGCGCATGGCAAAACTACCACTAATCTTGCAACCTGGCAGTAAAGATTACTATGGTACAAATACGACAGTGCTAGGTATAGTTGCCGAACGTGCAACTGGAAAAAGCTTAAAACAGCTAGTGGAAGAAAGAGTAACAGGGCCATTAAAAATAAACGGACTCCAGTATGGTTTGCCCGATGGTGTTGAGTTACTGCCAAAAGTGTCGGGTGCCGATGATAGTTTAAGATTTGCGAATGAGGGCGAGCTGGATATCTTCAGTTCGGCACTGCCCGATTATGATCCGACACATGAGTTGTACCTGGGTGGTGAAGGGATGTTGGGAACAGCTGGCGGCTATGCCGACTTTATCCGTATGTTGATGAATCGTGGAACACTGAATGGCTACCGCTTACTTGAGCAACAGACGGTTGCAGACATGGTATCGCCACATACCCAGCTGGATAACGAGTGGGGGTATAACGGTTATAACATTTGGGTTACGAGTGGCAAACTGTCCATCGAAGAAAAGGGAATCCCGGGTTTGTGGCTAGGTGGCGGTTATGAGGGAACGCATTATTGGGTTGATCCGGAACAAGAGATTGTCGGGGTGATCATGTCGCAAATTTTTGCGCCACCGGAAAGTGACAGCAATCGAGATGAGCATATCCGGTCAGCGATCTATAAGCAGTTAAAGCGTAACAGCAAAAGTGAAAATTAA
- a CDS encoding DUF924 domain-containing protein, with protein MTSMSKAKDILNFWFKETEPKQHWVKDPEFDTLIKQRFGDTLIAASKCELFDWRKTAKGRLAEIIVLDQFSRNIHRDTPKAFAQDPLALALAQEAVAIGTDTELSDNEKPFLYMPYMHSESKVVHVEAEKLFRSTGNFEFEIKHKAIIDRFGRYPHRNEILERESTEEEIEFLQGPGSSF; from the coding sequence ATGACAAGCATGAGTAAAGCGAAAGACATCCTCAATTTCTGGTTCAAGGAGACAGAGCCCAAACAACACTGGGTCAAAGACCCGGAATTTGATACTTTAATCAAACAGCGATTTGGCGATACCCTCATCGCTGCCTCTAAATGCGAATTATTCGACTGGCGTAAAACCGCCAAAGGACGCTTGGCTGAGATCATCGTGCTTGACCAGTTCTCACGCAATATTCATCGCGACACTCCCAAAGCCTTTGCTCAAGACCCGCTGGCTCTGGCCCTAGCGCAAGAGGCGGTAGCGATTGGTACGGACACAGAACTGTCGGATAACGAAAAACCCTTTTTGTACATGCCGTATATGCACAGTGAGTCAAAGGTCGTGCATGTTGAGGCGGAAAAACTATTCAGATCAACCGGAAATTTTGAATTCGAGATAAAACACAAAGCCATCATAGATCGCTTTGGACGCTATCCACATCGCAATGAAATATTGGAACGTGAATCGACAGAAGAAGAGATCGAGTTTTTGCAAGGGCCGGGGAGTTCGTTCTGA
- the mutM gene encoding bifunctional DNA-formamidopyrimidine glycosylase/DNA-(apurinic or apyrimidinic site) lyase: MPELPEVETTRRGIEPLITGKRVKQVIVRTDKLRWPIPGTLGRDLKNQYIDSVERRAKYIFLNTAAGSVIVHLGMTGSLRVIDSRTPVQKHEHIDVHLENGQVLRYKDARKFGAFLWTRQDPHEHKLITRLGPEPLSNDFNADYLFTTTRKRKAAIKTHIMNQHVVVGIGNIYASEALFKAGINPNKAAHKVSKEKLNLLVKTSKQTLRAAIKQGGTTLQDYQNADGAPGYFSIKLKVYGKQGLPCPECAKPISSRVIGQRNSFYCTHCQS; this comes from the coding sequence ATGCCCGAGTTACCTGAGGTCGAAACAACCCGACGCGGTATCGAACCGCTGATCACCGGCAAACGGGTTAAACAGGTGATCGTACGCACCGATAAACTGCGCTGGCCAATTCCGGGCACACTTGGTCGTGACTTAAAAAACCAATACATAGATTCGGTTGAACGACGTGCCAAGTATATTTTCCTGAATACCGCTGCCGGCAGTGTGATCGTACACCTGGGCATGACCGGTTCCTTGCGAGTTATCGACAGCCGTACCCCGGTACAAAAACACGAACACATTGATGTGCATCTGGAGAATGGACAAGTCTTGCGTTATAAAGACGCCCGCAAATTCGGTGCGTTCTTATGGACCAGGCAGGATCCACATGAGCACAAGCTTATTACGCGCCTGGGTCCGGAACCCTTGTCAAACGACTTTAATGCGGATTATTTATTTACCACAACACGCAAACGCAAAGCCGCCATCAAAACCCACATCATGAACCAACATGTGGTCGTAGGCATAGGCAATATCTATGCCAGCGAAGCCTTGTTCAAGGCAGGGATCAATCCCAACAAAGCGGCACACAAGGTGAGTAAGGAAAAATTAAACTTGTTGGTCAAAACCAGCAAACAAACCCTGCGAGCGGCCATCAAACAAGGCGGCACGACTTTGCAGGATTATCAAAATGCGGACGGTGCCCCGGGATATTTCTCGATAAAATTAAAAGTGTATGGCAAACAGGGCCTACCGTGTCCCGAGTGTGCCAAACCCATTTCTTCCAGAGTGATCGGGCAACGCAACAGTTTTTATTGCACCCATTGTCAGAGCTGA